One window of Salegentibacter sp. Hel_I_6 genomic DNA carries:
- a CDS encoding C40 family peptidase has protein sequence MQKIFKILFFGIFTISLVSCGSSRSKVITTKKEDNRTYSAKRPATSEKSEINISDKKVHNIISTAKSYEGTRYKYGGTTKRGMDCSGLIFTAFSEENIPIPRTSRAMSLEGERLYLKQVTPGDLLFFETNKNRKVINHVGLVVEVEREDIYFIHSSTSRGVIISSLSEPYWTGSFVMARRVL, from the coding sequence ATGCAGAAAATTTTTAAAATACTTTTTTTTGGAATTTTTACAATAAGCCTGGTTTCCTGCGGAAGTTCACGCTCAAAAGTTATTACCACCAAAAAAGAAGACAACAGAACTTATAGCGCTAAAAGACCTGCTACTTCAGAAAAGTCTGAAATAAATATTTCTGATAAAAAGGTGCATAATATTATTTCAACAGCCAAAAGCTATGAAGGTACTCGCTATAAATATGGAGGCACCACCAAAAGGGGTATGGATTGCTCAGGTCTTATTTTCACAGCATTTTCAGAAGAAAATATTCCTATTCCACGAACCTCACGTGCAATGTCTTTAGAGGGGGAAAGGCTTTATCTAAAACAAGTTACCCCGGGAGATTTATTATTTTTCGAAACCAATAAAAATAGGAAGGTGATTAATCACGTTGGCTTGGTGGTAGAAGTAGAAAGGGAAGATATTTACTTCATACATTCCTCTACCTCCCGCGGAGTAATTATTTCCTCACTTTCAGAACCTTACTGGACCGGTTCTTTTGTAATGGCTCGTAGGGTGTTATAA
- a CDS encoding S9 family peptidase, whose protein sequence is MKFSKILVGLLVVATSTIYAQDKEISLEEIYNGTFSQERLQSLQSLNNGNEYVVLNRDRDANTSNIDVFSYKSGEKLRSLLSSSDLSEISGFQGFELSENEDKILLSTEMKQIYRRSSRGIYYIYDVADKSLTKLSNKKVQEPTFSPDASKVAYVFENNIYTYDIASGEETQVTTDGEKNVTINGVTDWVYEEEFAFVRAFDWNKAGTHLAYLKFDETEVPQFSMDMFGQDLYPSQQVFKYPKAGEKNSEVSLFIYDLDTEESEKVDLGDYEDFYIPRIKWTQDADVLSVQVLNRHQNDLDLIFVDAEDNEAEVIMNETDEAYIDITNNLTFLEDNSFIWTSEKDGWNHIYLYDEDGELENQVTKGEWEVTNYYGYDEKSKRIFFQSTENGSVNRDVYSIKINGKNKTRLTEKEGMNSADFSADYTYFINSFTSTETPYEFTLHNAKNGKLVRKIKDNSALLEKEKAYNFSPKELSTIEVNGNELNMWTIKPNDFDENKEYPLLMFQYSGPGSQSVSNSYFGTNDYWYQMLANEGYIIITVDGRGTGYKGVDFKKVTQNELGKYEVEDQIAAAKKLAERDYIDKDRIGIWGWSYGGFMSSNAILKGNDTFSMAIAVAPVISWRFYDSIYTERYMTTPQENPSGYDENSPINHVEKLEGDYLLIHGGGDDNVHLQNTMRMVEALVQANKQFDWAIYPDRNHGIYGGNTRLHLYTMMTDFIKEKL, encoded by the coding sequence ATGAAGTTCTCAAAAATACTGGTTGGGTTGTTAGTTGTTGCAACCTCAACAATTTACGCGCAGGATAAAGAAATTAGCCTTGAAGAAATTTACAATGGCACCTTTAGTCAGGAACGTTTGCAATCCCTACAATCCTTAAATAATGGTAATGAATATGTTGTTTTAAACCGCGATCGCGATGCGAATACCAGCAATATCGATGTATTTTCTTATAAAAGTGGTGAAAAACTTAGGAGCCTTCTAAGTAGTAGTGATCTTAGTGAAATTTCCGGTTTCCAGGGATTTGAACTTAGTGAAAATGAAGATAAAATTTTGCTTTCTACAGAAATGAAACAAATTTATCGCCGGTCTTCCCGTGGGATCTATTATATCTACGATGTAGCCGATAAAAGTCTTACCAAATTAAGCAACAAAAAAGTACAGGAACCTACTTTCTCACCTGATGCTTCTAAAGTAGCTTACGTTTTTGAAAATAATATTTATACCTACGATATCGCTTCAGGCGAAGAAACTCAAGTTACTACAGATGGTGAAAAAAATGTCACTATTAATGGTGTGACCGATTGGGTTTATGAAGAAGAATTTGCCTTTGTAAGAGCTTTTGATTGGAATAAAGCCGGAACCCATTTGGCATACTTAAAATTTGATGAAACCGAAGTTCCGCAGTTTTCAATGGATATGTTTGGGCAGGATTTATACCCAAGTCAGCAGGTTTTTAAGTATCCTAAAGCGGGAGAAAAGAATTCTGAAGTTTCCCTGTTTATTTACGATTTAGATACTGAAGAAAGCGAGAAGGTAGACCTTGGAGATTATGAAGATTTTTATATTCCAAGAATCAAATGGACTCAGGATGCTGATGTTTTAAGCGTTCAGGTTTTGAATAGGCACCAAAACGATCTTGATCTTATTTTTGTTGATGCTGAAGATAATGAAGCTGAAGTGATAATGAATGAGACTGATGAAGCTTACATAGACATTACCAATAACCTTACTTTCCTTGAGGATAATAGCTTTATTTGGACTAGCGAAAAAGACGGTTGGAACCATATTTATCTTTATGATGAAGATGGGGAGTTAGAAAACCAAGTAACCAAGGGGGAATGGGAAGTGACCAACTATTATGGCTATGACGAGAAATCAAAAAGAATTTTCTTTCAGAGCACCGAAAACGGAAGCGTAAACCGTGATGTATATTCCATAAAAATTAACGGGAAGAACAAAACCCGTTTAACTGAAAAAGAAGGAATGAATAGTGCAGATTTTAGTGCTGATTATACCTATTTTATTAATTCATTTACCAGCACTGAGACTCCATATGAATTTACGCTTCACAATGCTAAGAATGGAAAACTGGTAAGAAAGATTAAGGATAACTCAGCTTTACTGGAAAAAGAAAAAGCTTATAATTTTTCTCCAAAAGAATTGAGCACTATTGAAGTTAACGGGAACGAACTTAATATGTGGACTATAAAGCCTAATGATTTTGATGAGAATAAAGAATATCCATTATTGATGTTTCAATATTCAGGTCCCGGTTCACAATCTGTTTCAAATTCTTACTTTGGAACTAACGATTACTGGTACCAAATGCTTGCCAATGAAGGTTACATAATTATTACCGTAGATGGTCGCGGTACCGGTTATAAAGGAGTAGACTTTAAAAAAGTAACTCAAAATGAACTCGGTAAATATGAAGTAGAAGATCAAATTGCTGCTGCAAAAAAACTTGCCGAGAGAGATTATATAGATAAAGATCGAATTGGTATTTGGGGATGGAGTTATGGCGGATTTATGTCTTCTAATGCTATTCTTAAAGGGAACGATACTTTTTCTATGGCCATTGCTGTAGCTCCAGTGATTAGCTGGAGATTCTACGATAGTATTTATACCGAAAGATATATGACCACGCCACAGGAAAACCCTTCAGGTTATGATGAAAACTCACCTATAAACCACGTAGAGAAATTAGAAGGAGATTATCTTTTAATTCACGGAGGGGGAGATGATAATGTGCACTTACAAAATACCATGAGAATGGTAGAAGCTTTGGTACAGGCCAACAAACAATTTGACTGGGCTATTTACCCAGACAGAAATCACGGAATTTACGGTGGAAATACTAGGCTACACCTTTATACAATGATGACCGATTTTATCAAAGAAAAACTATAA
- a CDS encoding thioredoxin fold domain-containing protein → MIRVITIVFLFIGINTQAQEIKWMSMNEALAAQEKEPKKIFMDAYTVWCGPCKMLDKNTFTNKDVIEFVNENYYPVKFNAEGPEEIDFKGQVFKNPQYDPEKKGRNSSHQLAKALKITGYPSLVFFDEEAKLLAPIPGYRTPKQLELYLKLFAKDEYKKMTTKDAFAEYQENFEGTFE, encoded by the coding sequence ATGATTAGAGTAATTACAATAGTTTTTCTTTTTATTGGGATAAATACACAAGCCCAGGAGATCAAATGGATGAGTATGAACGAGGCTTTGGCAGCTCAGGAAAAGGAGCCTAAAAAGATCTTTATGGATGCTTATACCGTTTGGTGCGGCCCCTGTAAGATGCTTGATAAAAACACCTTTACCAATAAGGATGTAATTGAATTTGTAAACGAAAATTATTATCCGGTAAAGTTTAATGCTGAAGGTCCCGAAGAAATTGATTTTAAAGGGCAGGTGTTTAAAAACCCTCAATATGATCCGGAAAAAAAAGGTAGAAACTCGTCTCACCAATTGGCAAAAGCCTTAAAAATCACAGGTTATCCCAGTCTTGTTTTCTTCGATGAAGAAGCTAAATTACTTGCGCCAATTCCCGGTTACAGAACACCAAAGCAGTTAGAACTTTACCTAAAGCTTTTTGCCAAAGATGAGTATAAAAAAATGACGACAAAGGACGCTTTCGCAGAATACCAGGAAAATTTTGAAGGCACTTTCGAATAG
- the surE gene encoding 5'/3'-nucleotidase SurE, with the protein MTKKKPLILVTNDDGITAPGIRTLIEVMKELGDVVVVAPDSPQSGMGHAITISDTLFCEQVTIKENYKHKEYSCSGTPADCVKIATQEILHRKPDLCVSGINHGSNSSINVIYSGTMSAAVEAGVEGIPAIGFSLLDYSLNADFEPSRKYVKAITRNVIRNGLPKGVVLNVNIPKLPASEIKGMKICRQANAHWEEEFDKRTNPQGREYYWLTGKFVNKDKGEDTDEWALEKGYVSVVPVQFDLTAHHFLDDLNNWELND; encoded by the coding sequence ATGACGAAGAAAAAACCTTTAATATTAGTTACCAATGATGATGGGATTACCGCCCCGGGAATAAGAACTTTAATTGAAGTGATGAAAGAGCTCGGAGATGTTGTGGTAGTAGCACCAGATAGCCCACAAAGTGGCATGGGCCATGCCATAACTATAAGCGACACACTTTTTTGTGAGCAGGTAACTATTAAAGAGAATTATAAGCATAAAGAATACAGTTGCTCCGGCACCCCCGCAGATTGTGTGAAAATAGCAACCCAGGAAATACTACATCGCAAGCCAGATCTTTGCGTTAGCGGGATCAATCATGGCTCTAATTCATCCATTAACGTAATTTACTCGGGTACTATGAGCGCGGCTGTGGAAGCAGGTGTAGAAGGAATTCCCGCCATAGGATTTTCGTTACTGGATTATTCCCTTAATGCCGATTTTGAGCCTTCCCGAAAATATGTAAAAGCAATAACCCGGAATGTGATTAGAAACGGGCTTCCAAAAGGCGTTGTTTTAAATGTGAATATCCCTAAACTACCTGCTTCAGAAATTAAAGGAATGAAAATTTGCAGGCAGGCCAATGCACATTGGGAAGAAGAATTTGACAAGAGAACTAACCCGCAGGGAAGGGAATATTACTGGCTCACCGGTAAATTTGTAAATAAAGATAAGGGCGAAGATACTGATGAGTGGGCCCTGGAAAAGGGATATGTTTCTGTAGTTCCTGTGCAATTCGATCTAACTGCACATCACTTTCTAGACGATTTAAATAACTGGGAGCTTAATGATTAA
- a CDS encoding peptide MFS transporter — protein sequence MATVTNRVPQKELFGHPVGLYILFFTEMWERFSYYGMRAILVLYLVSATTDGNAGLGWTQGEALALYGWYTMLVYVASIPGGIIADKLLGQKKTVLWGGIILVAGHGILAVEEMWAFYSGLGLIIVGVGMLKPNISTMVGGLYKPGDIRRDKGFTIFYIGINLGAFLSSLIVGGVGEFVGWHWGFGLAGIAMAFGLIVYLWGQKYLVNVGNLLSKAERSEGASLTGLFTDLFKSPVQLVISALLMIGSIYVLLAESVSYGLLCIFLTLVIAMMLMVYRDLTTQVMKDRYVVMLLSFILVIVFWGAFEQAGGLMNIYALDKTNRSLPFAIPFIGDEVPASWFQSLNALFIISFGVLVANFWARRKLKSKEASSIFKMAIGVIIMGLGFVFMAAASIQFEANGSSAMYWLVLAYLFHTIGELSSSPVALSFITKLAPVKYASLMMGVYFAATGLGNKLAGILGEFASDAGDLAIFSGITIFTIVFAVIVLVMLKPLKRLTHGVEDEEREMLEQEQYEIADTERDRK from the coding sequence ATGGCAACAGTAACAAACAGAGTTCCTCAAAAAGAACTTTTTGGGCACCCGGTAGGACTTTATATTTTATTTTTTACCGAAATGTGGGAACGTTTTTCCTATTATGGAATGCGTGCTATCCTGGTTTTATATTTAGTAAGTGCTACTACAGACGGTAACGCCGGACTCGGGTGGACCCAGGGGGAAGCATTAGCACTTTACGGCTGGTATACGATGCTTGTTTACGTAGCTTCCATTCCCGGAGGAATTATAGCAGATAAATTATTAGGACAGAAAAAAACGGTGCTCTGGGGAGGAATTATCCTGGTTGCAGGTCATGGAATTTTGGCTGTTGAAGAAATGTGGGCTTTTTATAGTGGTCTGGGATTAATTATTGTGGGTGTAGGGATGCTTAAACCTAATATTTCCACAATGGTCGGAGGGTTATACAAACCCGGCGATATTAGGCGAGATAAAGGTTTTACTATTTTTTACATAGGGATTAATCTTGGGGCTTTTCTTTCCAGCCTTATTGTAGGTGGCGTAGGAGAGTTTGTAGGCTGGCACTGGGGGTTTGGCCTTGCAGGTATTGCAATGGCGTTTGGTCTTATAGTGTATTTATGGGGACAAAAGTACCTGGTTAATGTAGGGAACCTATTATCTAAAGCAGAGCGTAGCGAAGGAGCTTCCCTAACAGGCCTGTTTACAGATTTATTTAAATCTCCAGTGCAATTGGTGATTTCTGCACTTTTAATGATTGGGTCTATTTATGTGCTTCTTGCAGAATCTGTTTCTTACGGCTTGCTTTGTATCTTTTTAACCCTTGTAATCGCGATGATGCTTATGGTTTATAGAGATCTCACTACACAAGTGATGAAAGATAGATACGTAGTGATGCTGTTATCTTTTATACTGGTAATTGTTTTTTGGGGTGCTTTTGAGCAGGCTGGTGGTTTGATGAATATCTATGCTTTAGATAAAACAAACAGGTCTTTACCTTTTGCGATCCCATTTATTGGAGATGAAGTTCCCGCTTCCTGGTTTCAGTCGTTAAATGCATTGTTTATAATTTCTTTTGGAGTGCTGGTAGCTAATTTCTGGGCGCGTAGAAAGTTAAAAAGTAAAGAGGCTTCATCTATTTTTAAAATGGCTATAGGAGTTATTATAATGGGACTTGGTTTCGTATTTATGGCGGCAGCTTCTATTCAGTTTGAGGCTAATGGTTCTTCCGCAATGTACTGGTTGGTGCTGGCATATTTATTCCACACCATTGGAGAATTAAGTTCTTCCCCAGTGGCTCTATCCTTTATAACCAAATTAGCTCCAGTTAAATATGCCTCTTTAATGATGGGAGTTTACTTTGCAGCTACAGGTCTTGGAAACAAGCTTGCAGGAATTTTAGGTGAATTTGCATCAGATGCAGGGGATTTAGCAATATTTTCAGGAATCACCATCTTTACTATTGTTTTTGCAGTAATCGTTTTAGTAATGCTAAAACCTTTAAAACGACTTACGCATGGGGTAGAAGATGAAGAACGGGAAATGCTGGAACAGGAGCAATACGAAATTGCGGATACTGAAAGGGATAGAAAATAA
- the lpxB gene encoding lipid-A-disaccharide synthase, with the protein MKYYIIAGEASGDLHASNLMRALKKSDSQAEFRFWGGDLMQEQGGEMVKHYRELAFMGFIEVLFNLKTILKNIAICKEDITRFNPDAVIFIDYPGFNLRIAKWAKEEGYQTHYYISPQIWAWKENRIKAIKRDIDHMYVILPFEKEFYEEKHNFPVHFVGHPLIDAIGQKELPDLPAIKKKYQLDERPIIAVLPGSRKQEISKMLEVMLSITPEFPDYQFVIAGAPSQDKEFYAPFIKQKNIKLIMNKTYDVLSLSHAAMVTSGTATLETALFKIPEVVCYKGSYISYQIARRIVNLDYISLVNLIMNREVVKELIQDDFNTKTLKKEFKKILEDENRTRIFKDYFELEKKLGGKGASEKTAQLIINAIKE; encoded by the coding sequence ATGAAATACTACATAATTGCAGGCGAAGCTTCCGGAGACTTGCACGCATCAAACCTAATGCGAGCCCTGAAGAAAAGCGATTCCCAGGCTGAATTCCGTTTTTGGGGTGGCGATCTTATGCAGGAGCAAGGTGGCGAAATGGTAAAACATTATCGCGAATTGGCTTTTATGGGCTTTATAGAGGTTCTTTTCAACCTCAAAACCATTCTTAAGAATATCGCTATTTGCAAAGAAGATATTACTAGATTCAATCCAGATGCGGTTATTTTTATAGATTATCCCGGCTTCAATTTAAGGATCGCAAAATGGGCAAAAGAAGAAGGCTACCAAACCCACTATTATATTTCCCCTCAAATTTGGGCATGGAAAGAGAATAGAATTAAGGCAATTAAACGCGATATAGATCATATGTATGTGATCTTACCTTTTGAAAAAGAATTTTACGAAGAAAAACATAATTTTCCCGTTCACTTTGTTGGTCATCCACTTATCGATGCTATTGGTCAAAAAGAGCTTCCCGATCTTCCGGCCATTAAAAAAAAATACCAGTTAGACGAAAGGCCTATAATTGCTGTCCTGCCCGGAAGCAGGAAACAGGAAATTTCAAAGATGCTGGAAGTTATGCTAAGCATCACCCCAGAATTCCCCGACTATCAATTTGTAATTGCAGGCGCACCAAGCCAGGACAAAGAATTTTATGCTCCATTCATCAAGCAGAAGAATATAAAATTGATAATGAACAAAACCTACGATGTGCTGAGCCTTTCTCACGCTGCAATGGTTACTTCTGGCACAGCTACTTTAGAAACTGCTTTATTTAAAATCCCGGAAGTGGTTTGTTACAAGGGCAGTTATATATCTTACCAAATTGCTCGTAGAATAGTAAACCTTGATTATATTTCTCTCGTAAACCTTATTATGAACCGCGAAGTGGTCAAAGAGCTAATTCAGGACGATTTTAATACGAAAACACTCAAAAAAGAGTTTAAGAAGATACTGGAAGATGAAAATCGAACCAGGATTTTTAAAGATTATTTTGAATTGGAGAAAAAACTTGGTGGGAAAGGTGCCAGTGAAAAAACGGCACAACTAATTATAAATGCAATCAAAGAGTGA
- a CDS encoding ComEC/Rec2 family competence protein gives MQFLNFTIIKLSIFLILGIITGFYFEIPAIPFFIFLASLFIVFCLAFVRARRQLFDDVFFGICTWSFIFCLGIATAYLHQPKNQPGHYIHLENSEAEILQIRITEKLKPNLYAQTYLAEAEEVFSNKKSTRPVTGKILLSISKDSINKELIAGMKVLVPNKLTNIAEPLNPYRFNYRNFMQQQRVEMQLQLTNTEIQVLSSKSKNIVSYASHLREIIIEKLSETKIEKDQLAIMQALLLGQRQDISKEIYDEYAAAGAIHILAVSGLHVGIILLILNWLFKPLHFFKKGLILKTLLLILLMWGFAILAGLSPSVVRAVTMFSFIAIGMQMRRKTSVLNSLFISLFILLLVNPYFIFQVGFQLSYLAVFAIVSIQPKLFKLWKPRFKITKYFWGLMSVSLAAQIGVLPLSLFYFHQFPGLFFLSNLVVLPVLGLILSLGILIIILALLKLLPDILAETYGNLIGVMNQFIGWIAGKEAFVFSEIYFNFWQNISAYLLIFFFILLIYKQSFKKLVFFLCGVILFQGSMFFTKIQNSSSESIVFHKPRKTMIGIQKNQKLNVYHNLDEDLQKEIRLKDYKIGKNINQIEENQIPNILAFSKTHILIVDSSAIYELGDLNPNVVLLCNSPKVNLERLIKHLEPKIIIADGSNYHSYVDRWRITAEKQKTRFHHTGKNGAFRISTEP, from the coding sequence ATGCAATTTCTGAATTTCACAATAATTAAACTTTCCATATTCCTGATCCTGGGAATTATTACAGGTTTCTATTTTGAGATTCCTGCAATTCCATTTTTTATATTTCTAGCTTCCCTTTTTATTGTTTTCTGTTTAGCTTTCGTAAGGGCACGCCGTCAGCTATTTGACGATGTTTTCTTCGGAATATGCACCTGGAGTTTCATTTTTTGCCTGGGAATTGCTACCGCTTATCTTCATCAGCCAAAAAACCAGCCAGGACATTATATTCATTTAGAAAATTCTGAAGCTGAAATCCTACAAATTCGTATAACCGAAAAACTGAAACCTAATCTTTACGCACAAACTTATCTCGCCGAGGCGGAAGAAGTGTTTTCTAATAAAAAGTCTACAAGACCAGTTACAGGAAAGATCTTATTGAGTATTTCAAAAGATTCAATTAATAAAGAATTGATTGCGGGAATGAAAGTCCTCGTTCCAAATAAACTTACAAATATTGCTGAGCCTTTAAATCCCTATAGATTCAACTATCGTAATTTCATGCAGCAGCAGCGCGTAGAAATGCAACTACAATTAACTAATACTGAAATCCAGGTATTATCAAGCAAATCAAAAAACATTGTTTCTTATGCTTCGCATCTTAGAGAAATAATAATTGAAAAGCTTTCAGAAACTAAAATTGAGAAAGATCAATTAGCCATAATGCAGGCCTTATTATTAGGACAAAGGCAGGACATTTCAAAAGAGATTTATGATGAATATGCTGCCGCCGGGGCAATTCATATTTTAGCGGTATCCGGACTTCACGTAGGCATTATCCTTCTTATCCTAAACTGGCTTTTTAAACCTCTTCATTTCTTTAAAAAGGGATTGATACTTAAGACCCTTCTTTTAATATTATTAATGTGGGGATTTGCAATTTTAGCCGGGCTCTCCCCTTCCGTGGTTAGAGCTGTGACTATGTTTTCGTTTATTGCAATTGGAATGCAAATGAGAAGAAAAACCAGCGTTCTAAATAGTTTATTTATTTCGCTATTCATCTTACTGCTGGTAAATCCTTATTTTATTTTCCAGGTAGGTTTTCAACTAAGTTATCTCGCAGTTTTTGCCATAGTTAGCATTCAGCCTAAATTATTTAAGCTTTGGAAACCACGATTTAAAATCACAAAATATTTTTGGGGATTAATGAGCGTAAGTCTTGCAGCACAAATTGGAGTTCTGCCTTTAAGTTTATTTTATTTTCATCAATTCCCGGGTTTATTCTTTCTTTCAAATCTAGTTGTCTTACCGGTTTTAGGTCTTATTTTAAGCCTTGGAATTCTTATTATTATACTCGCTTTGCTAAAATTACTACCCGATATTCTAGCTGAAACTTATGGAAATCTTATCGGGGTAATGAATCAATTTATAGGTTGGATTGCCGGGAAAGAAGCTTTTGTTTTTAGCGAAATTTATTTTAATTTCTGGCAAAATATAAGCGCGTATTTACTAATTTTCTTTTTCATACTTCTAATATATAAGCAAAGTTTCAAGAAGCTTGTTTTCTTTCTCTGCGGAGTGATTTTGTTCCAGGGAAGTATGTTTTTCACCAAAATTCAAAATTCATCTTCTGAAAGTATCGTTTTTCATAAACCAAGAAAAACTATGATTGGTATTCAAAAAAACCAAAAACTGAATGTCTATCACAATTTAGATGAAGATCTTCAAAAAGAAATTCGGCTAAAAGATTATAAAATTGGAAAGAATATAAATCAAATTGAAGAAAATCAAATTCCGAATATTTTAGCTTTTTCTAAAACGCATATTTTAATTGTTGATAGCAGTGCGATTTATGAACTGGGTGATCTCAATCCAAATGTGGTATTACTTTGCAATTCGCCCAAAGTTAATTTAGAACGTCTTATTAAACATTTGGAGCCTAAAATAATTATCGCTGACGGCAGTAATTATCATAGTTATGTTGATAGATGGAGAATAACCGCCGAAAAACAAAAAACCCGTTTTCACCATACGGGCAAAAACGGGGCTTTTCGCATCTCAACTGAACCTTAG